The Amphiprion ocellaris isolate individual 3 ecotype Okinawa chromosome 6, ASM2253959v1, whole genome shotgun sequence genome contains a region encoding:
- the me2 gene encoding NAD-dependent malic enzyme, mitochondrial yields MLSRLRTTWSLRPCVSVCRWAHTKEKGKPLMLSPRTNKGMAFTLQERQILGIHGLLPPKVETQDTQAMRFQNNLKKMTDPLEKYIYLMGIQERNERLFYRVLMEDIEELMPIVYTPTVGLACTQYGHIFRRPKGLFISIRDRGHVRSILDNWPESNVAAVVVTDGERILGLGDLGVYGMGIPVGKLCLYTACAGIRPERCLPVVIDVGTDNETLLHDPLYMGLYQKRDRSQAYDDLIDEFMEAVVEKYGQDTLIQFEDFGNHNAFRFLRKYREKYCTFNDDIQGTASVALAGLLAAQRAVGKPITEHRVLFLGAGEAALGIANLIVMAMTESGVSQDEAQNKIWMYDKYGLLVKGRPQETDANQEAFVHDSPGDVQSFLDAVNTIKPTAIIGVAGAGRLFTHDVIKAMGTLNERPIIFALSNPTNKAECTAEDAYKLTDGRCLFASGSPFGPVTLSDGRVLTPGQGNNAYIFPGVALAVIVSGVRHISDTVFLEAAKTLAEQLTDKELAEGRLYPPLSNIREVSVQMAVKVMEYVYAKGMAFRYPEPLDKNGFVRATVWNTQYDSFLPDTYDWPGVNFSPKTKSE; encoded by the exons ATGTTGTCCAGACTGAGGACAACCTGGTCCCTGAGGCCCTGCGTCTCTGTTTGCAGATGGGCACACACCAAAGAAAAGGGCAAGCCCCTCATGCTCAGCCCTCGCACCAACAAA GGCATGGCCTTCACTCTACAGGAGCGACAGATTTTGGGGATTCATGGTTTGTTGCCCCCCAAAGTGGAGACTCAGGACACTCAGGCCATGAGGTTTCAGAATAATCTCAAGAAGATGACTGATCCCCTGGAGAA GTACATCTACCTGATGGGCATCCAGGAAAGGAACGAGAGGCTTTTCTACAGGGTGCTGATGGAAGACATAGAGGAGTTGATGCCAATTGTCTACACTCCCACTGTAGGCCTGGCCTGCACGCAGTATGGACACATCTTTAGAAGACCCAA AGGCTTGTTCATCTCCATTCGGGACAGAGGACATGTCCGCTCCATCCTGGACAACTGGCCAGAAAGTAATGTGGCA GCAGTAGTAGTGACTGATGGAGAGCGTATTTTAGGATTAGGAGACCTAGGTGTTTATGGAATGGGAATACCTGTTGGAAAACTTTGCCTGTACACTGCCTGTGCTGGCATAAGACCTGAGAGATGTCTGCCCGTGGTGATAGATGTAGGCACAGACAATGAG ACTCTCCTTCATGATCCACTGTACATGGGCCTGTACCAGAAGCGAGACCGCTCTCAAGCCTATGATGATCTGATCGATGAGTTCATGGAAGCTGTGGTGGAGAAATATGGGCAGGACACTCTGATCCAGTTTGAGGACTTTGGGAACCACAATGCATTCCGGTTCCTCAGAAAGTACAGGGAGAAGTACTGCACCTTCAACGATGACATCCAAG GCACTGCATCTGTAGCCCTTGCTGGTCTGTTAGCAGCTCAGAGAGCCGTTGGGAAACCCATCACTGAACACCGGGTGCTTTTCCTGGGAGCAGGAGAG GCTGCCCTTGGTATTGCCAATCTGATTGTAATGGCCATGACAGAGTCAGGGGTGTCCCAAGATGAGGCCCAAAACAAGATCTGGATGTACGATAAATACGGTTTACTTGTAAAG GGCAGACCACAGGAAACAGACGCTAACCAGGAGGCATTTGTCCACGACAGTCCAGGGGATGTACAGAGCTTCCTAGATGCTGTCAACACCATTAAACCTACAGCTATAATTG GTGTGGCAGGAGCTGGACGCCTGTTCACACATGATGTCATCAAGGCCATGGGAACATTGAATGAACGGCCAATCATCTTTGCCCTGAGTAACCCCACCAATAAAGCAGAGTGTACAGCCGAGGACGCATACAAACTAACTGAT GGTCGATGTCTTTTCGCCAGTGGCAGTCCATTTGGACCAGTGACTCTGAGTGATGGTCGTGTTCTAACACCAGGGCAAGGAAACAACGCTTACATCTTTCCAG GTGTGGCCCTGGCTGTAATCGTCAGTGGAGTGAGACACATCAGCGACACAGTGTTCTTAGAGGCTGCCAAG ACCCTTGCAGAGCAGCTGACCGATAAAGAACTGGCAGAAGGCAGACTCTACCCTCCTCTCTCCAACATCAGAGAAGTCTCTGTCCAGATGGCTGTCAAG GTGATGGAGTATGTCTATGCTAAAGGCATGGCGTTCCGTTACCCTGAGCCTCTGGACAAAAACGGATTCGTACGTGCTACTGTCTGGAACACCCAGTATGACTCCTTCCTTCCAGACACCTATGACTGGCCTGGTGTCAACTTTAGCCCAAAGACAAAGTCAGAGTAG